CGCTCACGCTGTCTGCCAAGTCGTAGCGGCCCACGCGCGTGCGGACGAGGCCTGTCAGGTGGGCGGGCACGCCGAGCGCGGCCCCCACGTCCCGCGCGAGTGAGCGCAGGTACGTCCCGCTGCCCACACTGGCGCGGATAAGCAGGGTGGGAAAGTCGCCCAAAGGTTCGGGCAGGACGAAGGCCCGTCCGTTCGCGTCCGGCCCCCAGCCCTCCGGCCCAGATGAGAGGGTCCGTGGGGCGTCCTCCAGGCGGTCATAGACCCCCAGCAATTCCAGCGAGTGAATCACGACGTTCCGTGCGGGCAGGTCCAGTTCGCCCCCCGCCCGTGCGACCGCGTAGGCCCGCTGCCCGCCGATCTGGATGGCGCTGTACTGCGGCGGCACCTGCTGTTGCGGTCCCACGAACCCGGCCAGCACGCCCCGCACCTCCTCTTCAGAAGGAAGCTTGACGGGCAAGGCCTCGGTGAGCGGCCCCTCGGCGTCCAGGGTGGGGGAGGCGCCACCCAGCGCGATCCAGGCGAGGTAGTCCTTGCTGTCGGCCTCCATGAACTGCACCAGTTTGGTGGAGTCGTCCACGCACAGCACCAGCACCCCGGTGGCGAGGGGGTCCAGGGTGCCGGTGTGCCCCACCCGCTTCGTTCCGCGTGCGCGCCGCGCCCGGTTCACCACGTCGTGAGAGGTCAGGCCCAGGGGTTTGTCCACGGCGATCACTGGCATTGGGAGGCAGTCTAGGGCAGAAGGCCGGAGCGCGGCGGCAAAAGCCCGAGCGTCTTCTGCTTTCCGCCATCCG
The window above is part of the Deinococcus metallilatus genome. Proteins encoded here:
- the truB gene encoding tRNA pseudouridine(55) synthase TruB, which encodes MPVIAVDKPLGLTSHDVVNRARRARGTKRVGHTGTLDPLATGVLVLCVDDSTKLVQFMEADSKDYLAWIALGGASPTLDAEGPLTEALPVKLPSEEEVRGVLAGFVGPQQQVPPQYSAIQIGGQRAYAVARAGGELDLPARNVVIHSLELLGVYDRLEDAPRTLSSGPEGWGPDANGRAFVLPEPLGDFPTLLIRASVGSGTYLRSLARDVGAALGVPAHLTGLVRTRVGRYDLADSVSVEDLAEAEGIPDLAALDLPRIEADERLARELRQGKRPKSGAVGRYVVILNGELVAVVDGNGEELRVVRAWA